The DNA segment CGTGACCACGCCTTGCTCAGCAACTTCACGTTCGGCGGCAATTGCCAAACGATCTTTTTCAGCTTGTTCGAGTTTAGCTTGCTCTTGGGCCAAGGCCACTTGACGTTCGCGGTCGGCCACTTGGACGGCTTGTTCACGCAACACTTGGCTGCGTTGAACTTCGCGCTGGCGTTCTTGTTCGGCCAACTGAATCGCTTGTTGCTTACGTTGTTCGGCCAACATCACCGCTTGTTCTTTGAGCTTTTCGGCTTCGGCAATCGTGCGTTCTTTTTCAACCCGACTTAATTCAGCCGATTGTTGTTGTTCATAGGCAACTCGTTCAGCCGCAGTACGCTCTTCTGATTCGCGAATTAAGATTTCACGTTGTTGGGTAGCGCGGGCTTGCGATAAGTTTCGCTCTAAATTCAATTTTTCTTGATCAACATCAGCGTTACGGCGGGTAATTTCCAATTCGCTGGAGCGTTCAATATCATTTTGTTCTTGCGAAGTCGAAGCATTGCGCCGAGCAATTTCAAGCTGCTTTTGGCGCTCGATCGTGTTGCGCTCTTGCTCAGCCGTGGCATTACGCTTAGCAATTTCAGTTTGAGTCATTTGATCAATTTCGTTACGTTGCTTGAGTGCTTGCTGAATCACCTCGGCATTGGCCCGTGCCACTTGGGCCCCGAACACATCATCGGTACCGAAACTCCCTTGACGAGCACTCTTTAAGGTTGTAATTGAAACCGCTTCGAGCACCAAACCATTTTCAGCTAAATCGCTACGCACCAAATTTTGCACTCGTTCAACAAATTTTTCACGCTCTTGGTGCAACGACATCAAGGTAAAGGTTGCAGCCACATCACGTAGCGCACCTTCCAATTTACTTTCAACCAAACGTTTTACACTATCAGTATTAACTTCTTTGCCACCAATGGTACGAGCAGCGCGTTCAATATCTTCGGCAATGGGATTAACTTTGATAAAGAAAATCGCCCGAATATCGGCATATTGTGGGTCGATCGTCAGCAAAGCATTGGCTTCCGTCCGCTCGACATCAATATCCATCGTGCGCAAATCAACCCATGTAATTTCATGAAAGGCTGGAATAACCCAGCTACCACCATTAAAAACGACCTTTGGTTTGCTGCCACCAGTTCGCACATACGTACGGTCGGCGGGTGCTTTCACATAAAAATGGTTGACCAAGGCAAAAAACACCACAACCAACAGAATCACGACCAGTAGGGTAATCCCGACTAACACTGCAATCTGTTCCATTATCAATAACTCCTTATAACCCAGGATGGCAGCAATACACTAATCAAACAGCCATCCTAGAGACGTTCCCTCGTAAAATGTTCCTTCTTTCAAAAGCTATAAGCATCACATTCGAGCATTCCTCAAACTCAACCCAATATCTAAAAACTAACGACCAAATTGTTTGGCAATAAAACAACGCTTAACTTGATCGTATTCAACCAAAGCGACTTCAGTATTGGTTGGTAATGGTTCGCCAGTCGCTAATTGAGCAAATACCGTGTGTACTGTGCCATGGGGATCACGCACCTCAACTCGGCCATAGGTTACGCTAATCGTTGGGCTACTAACTCGCCCAACCCGCCCAACCAATTGCTCAAAACCAACGATCAGGCTATTTTCAGGAGCTAATTTAGCGAATAAGCGACTGGTACGGCTGGTTCCGAAAAAGGCCAAGGGTAAACTTAGCACCAACACCACCGCAAAAAACCAACTGGGGTATACGCTATCAAATTGAAACGCTACTGCATTCAGCAGGAGTCCAATCAACCCAAACAGCGATAAAAAACTAACGAGGATAAACATTAGGGGCACTTTGCCAACCCCAAGGGTATCGAGAGCACCATCAAAAAAATCGTGGCCATCGCTATCGATATCAGCATCGCTATCGTGGTCGCCGAAGCCACCAACGATTTGCAACACTGCAAAGACCAAGCCAAGGCCAAGACTAATTAAAAATGGTAAGTTGTACCACGTTGTCCATACCTTCATGGGCGTTTTCTCCACATCCTAGTGTAGCTTCTGTACGTGGTAATTATTAAAATGTTGCAGTGGATGAACTGCTGTGAGCGGCACAACAAGCATAGCACAAAAGCCAGATGCGACACAAGCGGCATGCTTGTGTTAAAATACGCAACATTGTGTTGTCGCCCAACGGCTCTAGCCGCGTTATCAACGCTGATTGCACACCGACGTGCTGCTTCTAGGCGTGGCTTTGGCTTTGTTAGTATCCAAACGCGAGGAGAGCAGTCGTATGCTCCGAACTCACACTTGCGGCGAGTTGCGCCGCGACCACATCGACCAAACCGTGACGTTAGCTGGTTGGGTTCATCGCCGCCGTGATCACGGCACGGTGCTCTTTTTAGATTTGCGTGACCGCTATGGCTTAACCCAAGTGATTGTTGATCCTTCGTCGAATCCCGAAGCTCGCGCTGTGCTCGATAGCATCAAAAATGAGTATGTGATTCAGGTCACTGGGCGGGTGCGCTCACGGCTTGAAGGCGCAGAAAATGCCAATTTGGCAACTGGCGCGATCGAACTCGAAGTGCAAAGTGCCAAGATTCTCAACACTGCCAAAACTCCGCCAATCTTGGTGAATCGTGATGGTGGCGAGGATGAAGCGCTGCGCTTGAAATATCGCTATATTGAATTGCGCCGCGAACGCCAACAGCATATCTTGGGGTTACGCCATCGCACGATCAAATTTATGCGCGATTGGATGGATCGCGAGGGCTTTTGGGAAATTGAAACCCCAATTTTGATGAAAAGCACGCCTGAAGGCGCACGCGACTATCTTGTGCCAAGTCGCTTACATCCAGGCGAATTTTATGCCTTGCCCCAATCGCCGCAACAACTTAAGCAATTGTTGATGGTTTCGGGCATCGACAAGTATTTCCAAATTGCCCGTTGTATGCGTGATGAAGATTTACGCGCTGATCGCCAGCCCGAATTCACCCAACTCGACATTGAGATGAGCTTTGTCGAGCAAGACGATGTGCTTGATGTTGTCGAACGCTTGATGACTGAATTGGTGGCCAATGTCACGCCGCACAAACGCTTGGTTTCGCCTTTCCCACGGCTCACCTACGCCGATGCGATTGAATATTACGGCTCCGACAAGCCCGATTTGCGCTACGACTTGAAATTTGTCAACGTAGGCGAAATCGTCAAAGATAGCCAATTTGGGGTGTTTACGGGGGCACTCAGCAGCGGCGGCAAAGTTCAA comes from the Chloroflexota bacterium genome and includes:
- the aspS gene encoding aspartate--tRNA ligase, translating into MLRTHTCGELRRDHIDQTVTLAGWVHRRRDHGTVLFLDLRDRYGLTQVIVDPSSNPEARAVLDSIKNEYVIQVTGRVRSRLEGAENANLATGAIELEVQSAKILNTAKTPPILVNRDGGEDEALRLKYRYIELRRERQQHILGLRHRTIKFMRDWMDREGFWEIETPILMKSTPEGARDYLVPSRLHPGEFYALPQSPQQLKQLLMVSGIDKYFQIARCMRDEDLRADRQPEFTQLDIEMSFVEQDDVLDVVERLMTELVANVTPHKRLVSPFPRLTYADAIEYYGSDKPDLRYDLKFVNVGEIVKDSQFGVFTGALSSGGKVQAIRLPGCGSYSRKQIDDLQEVAKIGGAKGMAWMAIEADGSVRSPIAKFFEQAQLDQLKSATAAEAGDLIVYVADKPAVVAASLDKVRREMAKRLDLADKDLMHFAWVIDFPMFEYNAESGEWDAAHHPFCMVNPADVEKMQRGEFEGVRAASYDLVCNGYELASGSIRIHDRSIQQYIFDRLPYSPEEIQKRFGHMLEAFEYGAPPHGGMAPGIDRLVMLLADTDNIRDVIAFPKTQRAEDLMMNAPSSVDSKQLRELGLRLADGVEPRG
- a CDS encoding YqiJ family protein; amino-acid sequence: MKVWTTWYNLPFLISLGLGLVFAVLQIVGGFGDHDSDADIDSDGHDFFDGALDTLGVGKVPLMFILVSFLSLFGLIGLLLNAVAFQFDSVYPSWFFAVVLVLSLPLAFFGTSRTSRLFAKLAPENSLIVGFEQLVGRVGRVSSPTISVTYGRVEVRDPHGTVHTVFAQLATGEPLPTNTEVALVEYDQVKRCFIAKQFGR